In Synechococcus sp. A18-25c, a single window of DNA contains:
- the uvrB gene encoding excinuclease ABC subunit UvrB — protein sequence MPAYDLSAPYSPKGDQPTAIAQLVKGVNGGRRYQTLLGATGTGKTFTMANVIAQTGRPALVLAHNKTLAAQLCNELREFFPHNAVEYFISYYDYYQPEAYVPVSDTYIAKTASINEEIDMLRHSATRSLFERRDVIVVASISCIYGLGIPSEYLKAAVEFRVGESLDLRGSLRELVNNQYSRNDLDITRGRFRVKGDVLEIGPAYEDRLVRVELFGDEVEAIRYVDPTTGEILQSLDNINIYPAKHFVTPKDRLDAAVKDIRLELRDQLEFLNTEGKLLEAQRLEQRTTYDLEMLQQVGYCNGVENYARHLAGREPGSAPECLIDYFPDDWLLIVDESHVTCSQLQAMYNGDQARKKVLIDHGFRLPSAADNRPLKGEEFWTKARQTVFVSATPGNWEMEVSDGQVAEQVIRPTGVLDPIVEVRPTTGQVDDLLGEIRDRAKKQQRVLVTTLTKRMAEDLTDYLAENEVRVRYLHSEIHSIERIEIIQDLRLGEYDVLVGVNLLREGLDLPEVSLVAILDADKEGFLRAERSLIQTIGRAARHVEGVALLYADNMTDSMAKAIEETERRRKIQQTYNEKHGIVPTAAGKKASNSILSFLELSRKLKTDGPDADLVEVAGKAVKALEDDADGMALDALPELIDQLEAKMKDAAKKLDFEEAANLRDRIKKLRQKLVGNV from the coding sequence ATGCCCGCCTACGACCTCTCCGCCCCCTACAGCCCCAAGGGGGATCAGCCGACGGCAATTGCCCAGTTGGTGAAGGGGGTGAACGGTGGTCGCCGATACCAGACGCTGCTGGGAGCCACGGGCACGGGCAAGACCTTCACGATGGCCAATGTGATCGCTCAGACCGGTCGTCCGGCTCTGGTGCTTGCCCATAACAAGACGCTGGCCGCTCAGCTTTGCAACGAGCTGAGGGAATTCTTCCCTCATAACGCCGTTGAATACTTCATCTCCTACTACGACTACTACCAGCCGGAGGCGTATGTTCCGGTTAGCGACACCTACATCGCCAAGACAGCGTCGATCAACGAAGAGATCGACATGTTGCGCCATTCGGCGACTCGCTCATTGTTCGAACGTCGCGATGTGATCGTCGTGGCCTCGATTAGCTGCATTTACGGTCTGGGCATCCCCAGTGAATACCTCAAGGCGGCGGTGGAGTTTCGCGTCGGAGAATCCCTCGACTTGCGCGGATCTCTGCGGGAGCTGGTGAATAACCAGTACAGCCGCAACGATCTCGATATCACCCGCGGACGTTTTCGCGTGAAAGGGGATGTGCTCGAGATCGGCCCTGCTTATGAAGACCGTCTGGTGCGGGTGGAATTGTTCGGCGATGAGGTGGAAGCAATCCGCTACGTCGACCCCACGACCGGAGAAATTCTCCAGAGCCTCGACAACATCAACATCTACCCAGCGAAGCACTTCGTCACCCCGAAGGATCGCCTGGATGCGGCGGTCAAAGACATTCGTTTGGAGCTCAGGGATCAATTGGAGTTTCTGAACACAGAAGGCAAGCTTTTGGAGGCCCAGCGTCTGGAGCAGCGCACCACCTACGACCTGGAGATGTTGCAGCAGGTGGGCTACTGCAATGGCGTCGAGAACTACGCCAGGCATCTGGCGGGCCGTGAGCCCGGCTCAGCGCCCGAATGCTTGATCGACTACTTCCCCGATGACTGGCTGTTGATTGTTGATGAGAGCCATGTCACCTGCTCGCAGTTGCAGGCCATGTACAACGGCGACCAAGCGCGTAAGAAGGTGCTGATTGACCACGGGTTTCGCCTCCCCAGTGCTGCGGACAACCGTCCGCTCAAGGGCGAGGAGTTCTGGACCAAGGCGCGTCAGACCGTGTTTGTCAGTGCCACACCCGGCAACTGGGAGATGGAGGTGAGCGATGGTCAGGTGGCGGAACAGGTGATCCGGCCCACAGGTGTGCTCGACCCGATTGTGGAAGTGAGGCCCACCACCGGACAGGTGGATGACCTGCTTGGGGAGATTCGTGATCGGGCCAAAAAGCAACAGCGGGTGCTGGTGACCACGCTGACCAAGCGGATGGCGGAAGACCTCACGGATTACCTGGCGGAGAACGAGGTGCGGGTGCGTTATCTGCACTCTGAGATTCATTCGATCGAGCGCATCGAGATCATCCAGGACTTGCGCCTTGGTGAGTACGACGTACTGGTGGGTGTGAATCTGTTGCGGGAAGGCCTGGATCTGCCGGAGGTAAGCCTGGTGGCGATCCTCGATGCGGACAAAGAGGGGTTTCTCCGGGCCGAGCGCTCACTGATCCAGACCATCGGCCGGGCTGCGCGTCATGTGGAGGGTGTGGCTCTGCTCTACGCCGACAACATGACTGATTCGATGGCGAAGGCGATCGAGGAGACCGAACGGCGCCGCAAGATCCAGCAGACTTACAACGAGAAGCACGGCATCGTGCCCACAGCGGCGGGCAAGAAAGCCAGCAATTCGATCCTGTCGTTTCTGGAGCTCTCCCGCAAACTCAAAACCGACGGCCCGGATGCCGACCTGGTGGAGGTGGCCGGCAAGGCGGTGAAGGCTTTGGAAGACGATGCCGATGGCATGGCTCTGGATGCGTTGCCTGAACTGATTGATCAGCTCGAAGCCAAAATGAAAGACGCGGCCAAAAAGCTCGACTTCGAGGAAGCGGCCAACCTGCGAGATCGCATCAAGAAGCTGCGCCAGAAGTTGGTGGGGAACGTCTGA
- a CDS encoding aspartate kinase, producing MALLVQKFGGTSVGSVERIQAVAQRIAARKDEGHELVIVVSAMGHTTDELTAKANAISSNPPQREMDMLLATGEQVSIALLSMALHELGVPAISMTGPQVGIVTESAHGKARILDVRTDRLRSRLAEGRVVVVAGFQGTSQSSGGTAEITTLGRGGSDTSAVALAAALGADACEIYTDVPGVLTTDPRKVDDAQLMSQVSCDEMLELASLGAAVLHPRAVEIARNYGVTMVVRSSWSDEPGTTLTSRSARPIGRDGLELGRSIDGAELVEHQAVLALSHVSDQPGVAAQLFESLSAGDVNVDLIIQSTHEGNSNDITFTVAEADLEKARSICQTLIQSLGGELVAQPGMSKLSISGAGIMGRPGIAASLFQTLSRAGINLRLIATSEVKVSCVVGADVGSKALQATQEAFELEAGQINLNPPASGDGEPEVRGVALDRDQAQVSVRRVPDIPGTAGALCNALADAGISLDAIVQSERQHEDGSRDISFTLKREDRAAADRALSALLAQWPGAILEDGPAIARVSAVGAGMPATAGTAGRMFRFLADAGVNIEMIATSEIRTSCVVAEADGIAALQAVHAGFQLGGDTRYEAQGSESPLAV from the coding sequence ATGGCCCTGCTGGTGCAGAAGTTCGGCGGTACCTCCGTCGGCAGCGTGGAGCGCATCCAGGCCGTGGCGCAGCGCATTGCCGCCCGCAAGGACGAAGGGCATGAGCTGGTGATCGTGGTGTCGGCCATGGGTCACACCACCGATGAACTCACGGCCAAGGCCAACGCCATCAGCAGCAATCCGCCCCAACGGGAAATGGACATGCTGCTGGCCACTGGCGAGCAAGTGTCGATCGCCTTGCTGTCGATGGCCCTGCATGAGCTGGGCGTGCCGGCCATCTCCATGACCGGCCCTCAGGTGGGCATCGTCACCGAATCCGCCCACGGCAAAGCGCGCATCCTCGATGTGCGCACCGACCGGCTTCGCAGCCGGCTGGCGGAAGGCCGCGTCGTGGTGGTCGCTGGTTTCCAAGGCACCAGTCAAAGCAGTGGCGGCACCGCGGAAATCACCACCCTCGGCCGCGGTGGCTCCGACACTTCCGCCGTGGCCTTGGCCGCCGCCCTTGGCGCTGACGCCTGCGAGATCTACACCGATGTGCCCGGCGTGCTCACCACCGACCCTCGCAAGGTGGATGACGCGCAGCTGATGTCACAGGTGAGCTGCGACGAAATGCTGGAGCTGGCCAGCCTAGGTGCGGCCGTGCTGCACCCCCGAGCGGTGGAGATCGCCCGCAACTACGGGGTCACCATGGTGGTTCGCTCCAGCTGGAGCGATGAACCGGGCACCACGCTCACCAGTCGCAGCGCACGTCCGATCGGCCGCGACGGCCTTGAGCTGGGCCGATCCATTGATGGTGCCGAACTGGTAGAGCATCAGGCTGTGCTGGCCCTCTCCCATGTGTCTGATCAACCCGGTGTGGCGGCCCAGCTGTTCGAAAGCCTCTCCGCTGGAGACGTGAACGTAGATCTGATCATCCAGTCCACCCACGAGGGCAACAGCAACGACATCACCTTCACTGTGGCGGAAGCCGATCTGGAAAAAGCGCGCAGCATCTGCCAAACCCTGATCCAGAGCCTCGGCGGCGAGCTGGTCGCGCAACCGGGCATGAGCAAGCTGAGCATCAGCGGAGCCGGCATCATGGGGCGCCCCGGCATCGCCGCCAGTTTGTTCCAGACCCTCTCACGCGCCGGCATCAACCTGCGCCTCATCGCGACCAGCGAAGTGAAGGTGAGCTGTGTGGTGGGGGCTGATGTGGGCAGCAAAGCCCTTCAAGCCACCCAGGAAGCCTTCGAGCTGGAGGCGGGTCAGATCAACCTCAACCCCCCCGCTAGCGGCGACGGCGAGCCAGAGGTGCGCGGCGTGGCTCTGGACCGCGACCAGGCCCAGGTGAGTGTGCGTCGCGTACCCGACATCCCAGGGACGGCGGGAGCCCTTTGCAATGCCCTGGCTGATGCCGGCATCAGCCTCGACGCCATCGTGCAGTCGGAACGCCAGCACGAGGACGGCAGCCGAGACATCAGCTTCACTCTCAAGCGTGAAGACCGTGCCGCGGCTGATCGCGCCCTCAGTGCCCTGCTGGCGCAATGGCCCGGAGCTATTCTGGAGGACGGCCCGGCCATCGCACGGGTGAGTGCGGTGGGTGCGGGCATGCCCGCGACCGCTGGGACGGCGGGACGGATGTTCCGCTTTTTGGCGGATGCAGGCGTCAACATCGAAATGATCGCCACCAGCGAAATCCGCACCAGCTGTGTGGTGGCCGAAGCGGACGGAATCGCTGCCTTGCAGGCCGTTCACGCTGGTTTCCAACTCGGGGGGGATACTCGCTACGAGGCTCAAGGAAGCGAATCACCCTTGGCGGTCTGA
- the holA gene encoding DNA polymerase III subunit delta codes for MPIQLLWGDDSAAMERAIQAVIDKDVDPCWASVNVSRLDGSESGQARQALEEASTPPFGGGARVVLLQRSPFCNACPNELADRFEGALDGIPDSTHLLLCNPAKPDGRLRTTKALMKRVKTGAASERSFKLPAVWDGAGQRQLVERTADELNLKLEAAAVDALIDAIGSDSARLTMELQKLALHADSSGEARISAKAVETLISGQSTNALQVGDALLAGDPGQAIALLDALIDAGEPALRVVATLTGQIRGWLWVLLLEQQGERDVAVIAKAAGIGNPKRIYVMRKQLQGRSPQRCLNLLGRLLDVEAAVKRGAQPGDAFRDGLLG; via the coding sequence ATGCCGATCCAGTTGCTGTGGGGCGACGATTCCGCTGCTATGGAGCGCGCCATCCAGGCCGTGATCGACAAAGACGTCGATCCCTGCTGGGCCAGCGTCAATGTGAGCCGCCTCGACGGCAGTGAGTCTGGTCAGGCCCGCCAGGCGCTGGAAGAGGCCAGCACCCCGCCCTTCGGTGGCGGCGCCCGGGTGGTGCTGTTGCAGCGCTCGCCGTTTTGCAACGCCTGCCCCAACGAACTGGCGGATCGCTTCGAAGGCGCTCTCGACGGCATCCCAGACAGCACCCATCTGCTGCTCTGCAATCCAGCCAAACCCGACGGACGTTTGCGCACCACCAAGGCACTGATGAAGCGGGTGAAGACGGGCGCCGCCAGCGAACGCAGCTTCAAGTTGCCGGCGGTCTGGGATGGCGCCGGTCAGCGCCAACTCGTGGAACGCACGGCCGATGAGCTCAACCTCAAGCTGGAAGCCGCCGCGGTTGATGCACTGATCGATGCCATCGGCAGCGACAGCGCCAGGCTGACGATGGAGCTGCAAAAGCTGGCCCTGCATGCCGACAGCAGCGGCGAGGCCAGGATCAGCGCCAAGGCCGTGGAGACCCTGATCAGTGGCCAGAGCACCAACGCGCTGCAGGTGGGTGACGCCCTGCTGGCCGGCGATCCTGGCCAGGCCATCGCCCTGCTCGATGCCTTAATCGATGCAGGCGAACCGGCCCTGCGGGTGGTGGCCACCCTCACCGGTCAGATCCGGGGATGGCTCTGGGTGCTGCTGCTCGAACAGCAGGGAGAACGGGATGTGGCGGTGATTGCCAAAGCAGCAGGCATCGGCAACCCCAAGCGCATTTATGTGATGCGCAAGCAACTGCAGGGCCGCTCACCCCAGCGCTGCCTCAACCTGCTGGGCCGGCTTCTGGATGTCGAAGCAGCCGTGAAGCGTGGGGCACAGCCGGGTGATGCCTTCCGCGATGGGCTGCTCGGATAA
- a CDS encoding precorrin-8X methylmutase, whose protein sequence is MTGAPLADHPIFTESIRRIRVLLGETGLDSLQQQVLERLVHSSGDPGLAPLLRFSPGACECGLEALRQGASVLTDTAMATAAISPMARRTLDTPVRCLLDWAPPQSPEGSTRSAAAMQRCWPELTTAARTAGQPMPLVLVGSAPTALEQLLDQVDAGAPKPALVIGMPVGFVGVPESKRRLAATSLDQIRLEGTRGGAGLVAAAVNALLRAGGQI, encoded by the coding sequence GTGACAGGAGCACCTTTGGCTGATCACCCGATCTTCACCGAGAGCATTCGCCGCATCCGTGTTCTGCTCGGTGAGACGGGGCTGGATTCCCTCCAGCAGCAGGTGCTGGAGCGCTTGGTGCACAGCAGTGGGGACCCTGGCTTGGCACCCTTGCTGCGTTTTAGCCCCGGTGCCTGTGAGTGCGGACTGGAGGCCCTGCGCCAGGGGGCTTCGGTGCTCACGGACACGGCGATGGCCACGGCGGCGATATCGCCCATGGCCCGTCGCACGCTCGACACCCCGGTGCGCTGTCTGCTGGATTGGGCACCGCCGCAGTCACCCGAAGGGTCCACGCGCTCGGCGGCGGCGATGCAGCGCTGCTGGCCGGAGCTCACCACCGCGGCCCGCACGGCGGGTCAGCCGATGCCGCTGGTGTTGGTGGGTAGTGCTCCAACGGCCTTGGAACAGCTGTTGGATCAGGTTGATGCGGGGGCCCCCAAGCCTGCGCTGGTGATCGGCATGCCAGTGGGATTTGTTGGGGTGCCGGAAAGCAAGCGGCGGTTGGCGGCTACGTCTCTGGATCAGATCCGTCTAGAGGGTACTCGTGGCGGCGCTGGCTTGGTGGCTGCTGCTGTCAATGCCCTGCTTCGGGCTGGCGGTCAGATTTAG
- a CDS encoding S8 family serine peptidase, which translates to MINFIPQWQSRFNRDTPDSDLQPKADPPKTIDLKTIGLGLNEPVHALDKNASKSTITDKSFYNDQPLSEQLIEAIDLDPNSLKIDWNKPGDAYEPKLPVLKARRITDASGDGSLAEVFEDGALRINFNSEGWPEYFNEIQISDRVQRVEHDASVNASVTAKDLETGETIDLGTQRVEPGQGSFLVNLKDKLNAVSTGSLRDHYSIQVDFSGGYDNRPLDSFSEAITLIKPMEYGSNHLGDETSNKFNYSDVGSAIGSARIFKGRGGTDYLNLEGIRSSDVLSFNGGAGINPATASDLGQQAFYGGTVFDTLSLKNGDELYLQGIERLRFSDVTIDLTPNIDTTSNRQWNTQVMDVNGAWRFNTGSDDVVLVSLDTGFDANAAGDADVHGDLNHAVNRTATNTVDPADDDPDHGHKAMSVMAAAHDGSEVAGVAPDASLWAYNLYAGGTNLYEAIESAMDQRQTNQRLVFQGGIQGEGWWTNGSTRDELINLLGSTAETGFFSIAAGNGGPGGEPFSDPNYLNSVSGVAQAESQFGNIASVGALQFTGQAREDDLINVTGTDLASYSNRGSNLTLVAPTDNWSINNSSGNVVGFGGTSSANPNLAGVAALVWSENTQINGEELREILIGSAMDLGASGFDNTFGSGLVNAESAMRRAHALDQNQELASFWMNNEFMA; encoded by the coding sequence ATGATCAACTTCATTCCTCAGTGGCAATCACGCTTCAACAGGGACACGCCTGACTCGGATCTTCAACCCAAGGCTGATCCGCCCAAAACAATTGATTTAAAGACCATTGGACTTGGACTCAATGAACCAGTCCATGCCCTCGACAAAAACGCTTCAAAATCGACGATCACAGACAAGAGCTTCTATAACGATCAACCACTCAGCGAACAACTGATCGAAGCGATTGATCTCGACCCCAATAGCCTCAAGATCGATTGGAACAAACCTGGCGACGCCTATGAGCCCAAGTTGCCAGTTCTCAAAGCCCGGCGGATTACCGATGCATCAGGTGACGGCAGCCTCGCCGAGGTCTTTGAAGATGGAGCCCTAAGAATCAACTTCAACAGCGAAGGCTGGCCTGAATACTTCAACGAAATTCAGATTTCTGATCGCGTCCAACGTGTTGAACATGACGCCAGTGTCAACGCATCCGTCACAGCGAAGGATCTGGAAACAGGAGAGACCATTGATCTTGGCACCCAAAGAGTCGAGCCCGGTCAGGGCTCCTTTCTCGTCAACCTGAAGGACAAGCTCAATGCTGTCTCCACAGGGAGTCTCCGGGACCACTATTCGATTCAGGTGGATTTCTCAGGCGGCTATGACAACCGCCCCCTTGATTCCTTCTCGGAAGCAATCACCTTGATCAAGCCGATGGAATACGGCAGCAATCATCTTGGCGATGAAACAAGCAACAAATTCAACTACAGCGATGTTGGCTCAGCCATCGGTTCCGCCCGGATTTTCAAAGGCCGTGGCGGCACCGACTACCTCAACCTCGAAGGCATCCGCAGCAGTGATGTCTTGAGTTTCAACGGCGGTGCCGGCATCAATCCCGCCACGGCCTCTGATCTGGGCCAACAGGCCTTTTACGGCGGCACAGTGTTCGACACTCTGAGCCTCAAGAATGGTGATGAACTTTACCTACAAGGCATCGAGCGCCTGCGTTTTTCCGACGTCACCATCGATCTGACACCCAACATCGACACCACCAGCAATCGCCAATGGAACACCCAAGTGATGGATGTGAACGGTGCCTGGCGCTTCAACACCGGCTCTGACGATGTCGTCCTCGTGTCGCTGGATACAGGATTTGATGCCAATGCGGCTGGCGACGCCGATGTGCATGGCGACCTGAACCACGCCGTCAATCGCACAGCCACGAACACTGTCGACCCTGCAGACGACGACCCCGACCATGGGCACAAAGCGATGTCAGTGATGGCAGCCGCCCATGACGGCAGCGAGGTGGCAGGAGTTGCACCCGATGCCTCCCTGTGGGCATACAACCTTTACGCCGGCGGAACCAATCTTTATGAAGCAATTGAATCCGCAATGGATCAAAGGCAAACCAATCAGCGGCTCGTCTTCCAGGGTGGCATTCAAGGCGAGGGCTGGTGGACCAATGGGTCGACACGCGATGAATTGATCAATCTTCTGGGCTCCACTGCGGAGACAGGATTCTTCTCCATCGCGGCAGGCAATGGTGGGCCTGGTGGAGAACCATTCAGCGATCCCAATTACCTCAATTCTGTTTCTGGTGTTGCACAGGCTGAAAGTCAATTTGGAAACATTGCCAGCGTTGGCGCACTGCAATTCACAGGCCAGGCTCGGGAGGATGACCTCATCAATGTCACCGGCACTGACCTGGCCAGCTACTCCAACCGCGGATCCAACCTGACTCTGGTTGCCCCCACCGACAACTGGTCAATTAACAACAGCAGTGGCAATGTTGTCGGTTTTGGTGGCACTTCCAGCGCCAACCCCAATCTCGCCGGCGTCGCAGCACTTGTTTGGAGTGAGAACACGCAAATCAATGGCGAAGAATTACGGGAAATCCTGATCGGCAGTGCGATGGATCTCGGAGCAAGCGGCTTCGACAACACCTTCGGATCCGGGCTCGTCAATGCTGAAAGCGCGATGCGCCGTGCTCATGCGCTCGATCAAAATCAGGAGCTGGCCTCTTTCTGGATGAACAACGAATTCATGGCCTAA
- the mutS gene encoding DNA mismatch repair protein MutS, whose protein sequence is MPRPAAQPEELALQGNLFGGPEPTHKPTATAATTGLTAELEDLSDASLSADAAARPRQRQGKTSDQPELTSHENDDDSDAPAWAHHSEVDQTLLTPMLRHYVELKAEHPDRVLLYRLGDFFECFFEDAVELSRVLELTLTGKEGGKAIGRVPMAGIPHHAAERYCAELIRRGYSVALCDQLETTPAKGALLKRGITRVLTPGTVLEEGMLAARRNNWLAAVVVEPATARHPLRWGLASADVSTGDVLVMERNGSDALHQQLAQLEASELLWAGSDETNDEGAGKPTWCPERLRLSPMARTPFSAPEAEQALKTHYRLAGLDGLGLQELPLALRAFGGLLHYVNDTQPLDEETRVPLDVPQIVHIGDALVLDAQTRRNLELTATQRDGQLQGSLLWAIDQTLTAMGGRCLRRWLEAPLMDLQEILLRQAVVSLLVQQRPLRQALRRLLRPMGDLERLAGRAGAGHGGARDLVAIADGLERLPQLSARLDNSLEHWPLGLDALLITNPALSDLACQIRHTLVNAPPLSLSEGGLIHDGVDPLLDGLRNQLDDQNAWLAEQERLERERSGNSNLRLQYHRTFGYFLAVSKAKASSVPDHWIRRQTLANEERFITPELKEREGRIFQLRARACQREYELFCQLREQVGLMAAPIRDAARAIAGLDALAALADTAATRGWCAPELNDARTLQIAGGRHPVVEQLLVETSFTPNDLKLGSGTDLIVLTGPNASGKSCYLRQIGVIQLLAQIGSWVPASSAQIGLADRIFTRVGAVDDLAAGQSTFMVEMAETANILHHASERSLVLLDEIGRGTATFDGLSIAWAVSEHLAGDLQARTVFATHYHELNNLAGERSNVANFQVMVEETGDDLVFLHQVQAGGASRSYGIEAARLAGVPQPVVQRARQVLDQLAA, encoded by the coding sequence ATGCCCCGCCCCGCTGCCCAACCTGAGGAGTTGGCCCTGCAGGGCAATCTGTTTGGCGGCCCCGAACCGACACACAAGCCAACGGCGACTGCCGCAACGACCGGCCTCACAGCCGAGCTTGAAGACCTCAGCGATGCCAGCCTTAGCGCCGATGCGGCAGCTCGACCGAGGCAACGGCAGGGCAAGACCAGCGACCAGCCGGAGCTGACCAGCCATGAGAACGACGACGACAGCGATGCTCCGGCCTGGGCCCACCACAGCGAAGTAGATCAAACCCTGCTGACGCCGATGCTGCGGCACTACGTGGAGCTCAAGGCGGAGCATCCCGATCGCGTCCTGCTCTATCGCCTCGGCGACTTCTTCGAGTGCTTCTTCGAAGACGCCGTCGAGCTCTCACGCGTGCTGGAACTCACCCTCACCGGCAAGGAAGGAGGCAAGGCGATCGGACGCGTCCCCATGGCCGGCATCCCTCACCACGCCGCCGAGCGCTACTGCGCCGAACTGATTCGACGCGGCTATTCCGTGGCTCTCTGCGATCAGCTGGAGACCACACCCGCCAAGGGCGCCCTGCTCAAACGTGGCATTACCCGGGTGCTCACCCCAGGCACGGTGCTGGAAGAAGGAATGTTGGCGGCCCGGCGCAACAACTGGCTGGCAGCGGTCGTGGTGGAGCCCGCCACGGCGCGGCACCCCCTGCGTTGGGGACTGGCCAGCGCCGATGTAAGCACCGGCGACGTGCTGGTGATGGAGCGCAACGGCAGCGACGCGCTGCATCAGCAACTGGCCCAGCTGGAGGCCTCGGAACTGCTCTGGGCTGGTTCGGATGAGACCAACGACGAGGGGGCAGGCAAACCCACCTGGTGCCCCGAACGGCTGCGGCTCAGCCCGATGGCACGCACCCCCTTCAGCGCACCCGAGGCCGAACAGGCGCTCAAAACCCACTACCGGCTCGCAGGTCTCGATGGTCTGGGCTTACAGGAACTGCCCCTGGCTCTACGTGCCTTCGGCGGACTGCTCCACTACGTCAACGACACCCAGCCCCTCGACGAGGAGACGCGCGTCCCCCTCGATGTGCCTCAGATCGTGCACATCGGCGATGCCCTGGTGCTCGACGCCCAGACCCGCCGCAACCTGGAGCTCACCGCCACCCAACGGGACGGTCAACTGCAGGGCTCGCTGCTCTGGGCCATTGATCAGACCCTGACCGCCATGGGCGGCCGCTGCTTGCGTCGCTGGCTGGAAGCCCCCCTGATGGATCTGCAGGAGATCCTGTTGCGACAGGCGGTGGTCAGCCTGCTGGTGCAGCAACGGCCTTTGCGCCAAGCGCTGCGCCGACTGCTGCGGCCCATGGGCGATCTGGAAAGGCTGGCGGGCCGGGCTGGCGCGGGTCATGGCGGTGCCCGCGACCTGGTGGCCATCGCCGATGGTCTGGAGCGATTGCCGCAGCTTTCAGCACGACTCGACAACAGCCTGGAGCACTGGCCCCTGGGACTGGACGCGCTGCTGATCACCAATCCTGCCCTCAGCGATCTGGCCTGCCAGATCCGCCACACCCTCGTGAACGCCCCGCCGCTCTCCCTCAGTGAAGGCGGCCTGATCCACGACGGGGTGGACCCGCTGCTGGATGGCCTGCGCAACCAGCTCGATGACCAGAACGCCTGGCTGGCCGAGCAGGAGCGCCTGGAACGGGAGCGCAGCGGCAACAGCAACCTACGCTTGCAATATCACCGCACCTTCGGCTACTTCCTGGCCGTCAGCAAAGCCAAGGCTTCCTCTGTGCCGGATCACTGGATCCGCCGTCAGACCCTCGCCAATGAAGAGCGCTTCATCACTCCAGAACTCAAGGAGCGCGAGGGACGGATCTTCCAGCTGCGCGCGCGCGCCTGCCAGCGCGAATACGAACTGTTCTGCCAGCTGCGAGAACAGGTTGGGCTGATGGCAGCCCCGATCCGGGATGCCGCCCGTGCCATCGCCGGCCTCGATGCCCTGGCGGCCCTGGCCGACACCGCCGCCACTCGCGGTTGGTGCGCACCGGAGTTGAACGATGCGCGCACCCTGCAGATCGCGGGCGGCCGGCACCCCGTGGTAGAGCAACTGCTGGTGGAAACCAGCTTCACCCCCAACGACCTGAAGCTGGGCAGCGGCACCGACTTGATTGTGCTCACCGGCCCCAATGCCAGCGGCAAGAGCTGCTACCTGCGCCAGATCGGTGTCATTCAGCTGCTGGCCCAGATCGGCAGCTGGGTGCCCGCCAGCTCTGCCCAGATCGGCTTGGCCGATCGCATCTTCACGCGGGTGGGCGCCGTGGATGATCTGGCGGCGGGCCAGTCCACCTTCATGGTGGAGATGGCCGAAACCGCCAACATCCTTCACCACGCCAGCGAACGATCACTGGTGCTGCTGGATGAGATTGGCCGGGGCACCGCCACTTTTGATGGCCTCTCAATCGCCTGGGCCGTCAGCGAGCACCTGGCCGGTGACCTTCAGGCCCGAACCGTGTTCGCCACTCACTATCACGAGCTCAACAACCTGGCGGGCGAGCGCTCCAATGTGGCCAACTTCCAGGTGATGGTGGAGGAAACCGGCGACGACCTGGTGTTCTTGCATCAGGTGCAGGCCGGCGGTGCCAGCCGCAGCTATGGCATTGAAGCCGCCCGTTTGGCAGGCGTGCCTCAACCGGTGGTGCAACGGGCCCGCCAAGTGCTGGATCAGTTAGCCGCCTGA
- the psbZ gene encoding photosystem II reaction center protein PsbZ, translated as MQILNTLTVLALVVMSFALIVAVPVLYASNEDSGRSNRLILLGGIAWVALVLVNWGVSFFVV; from the coding sequence ATGCAGATCCTTAACACCCTCACCGTTCTGGCCCTGGTGGTGATGTCTTTCGCCCTGATCGTTGCTGTGCCTGTGCTGTATGCCTCCAACGAGGACAGTGGCCGCTCCAATCGCCTGATTCTTTTGGGCGGCATTGCTTGGGTGGCGCTGGTGCTGGTGAACTGGGGCGTCAGCTTCTTCGTGGTCTGA
- the ribH gene encoding 6,7-dimethyl-8-ribityllumazine synthase: MTSFEGRFTDVQGLRIAVVIARFNDLVTGKLLSGCLDCLSRHGVDTSAESNQLDVAWVPGSFELPLVAQKLAASGRYQVVVTLGAVIRGDTPHFDVVVAEASKGIASVSRDTGVPVIFGVLTTDTMQQALERAGIKSNLGWSYALQALEMGSLMKAIPNA, from the coding sequence ATGACCTCATTTGAAGGACGTTTTACGGATGTGCAAGGTCTGCGCATCGCCGTGGTCATTGCTCGCTTCAACGATCTGGTTACCGGCAAGCTGCTGAGTGGCTGCCTCGACTGTCTGAGCCGGCATGGTGTCGACACCAGCGCTGAAAGCAATCAGCTGGATGTGGCCTGGGTGCCGGGCTCTTTTGAGCTTCCTCTGGTGGCGCAGAAGTTAGCCGCCAGCGGTCGCTACCAAGTGGTGGTCACTCTGGGAGCGGTCATCCGTGGTGACACCCCGCATTTCGACGTGGTGGTGGCAGAAGCCAGTAAGGGGATTGCTTCGGTGTCTCGGGACACTGGCGTCCCGGTGATCTTCGGTGTGTTGACCACTGACACGATGCAGCAGGCGCTGGAGCGGGCTGGCATCAAGAGCAATCTGGGTTGGAGTTATGCCTTGCAGGCCCTTGAGATGGGATCGCTGATGAAGGCGATTCCCAACGCCTGA